A genomic window from Prunus persica cultivar Lovell chromosome G2, Prunus_persica_NCBIv2, whole genome shotgun sequence includes:
- the LOC18786302 gene encoding glutamate receptor 1.3, with product MEFQGKKQTILCLSFVTLFSLVGLLCAEIDGSPNIVVEEVHVGVILDMGSREGKIILSCISTALSDFYHLHNNYSTRVILHTRDSKGKALHALSAALNLLDKIKVEAIIGAQTRMEANLLAELGEEAKVPVLSLSGLRTSPFGAPGEYPFFVEITQDETSQVTAINGLLEMFKWRDVILLYENTDYGRDIIPFFINSIEEANVTIVYKSCIAASSADEQIIEELRNLTKLKTTVFVVHVSHFLVPRLFLNAKKLGLLSEGYAWIMTSTSMNFLHFSMDPSVIESTQGVLGLKSYTPASTRLHNLTSRLRRIFYMQDPNIEVSAVTPDGIWAYDATWALAEAVERTSTSTGLNLVNLNNITSSKHGLLLLQEILQTRFKGLSGEEIQYANGKLVSSAFEIVNVIGKGDRRVGFWPCEEKHTRDSYPLNNRRNLLSTNDLETIIWPGGSSTIPRGSKMQVSTSSEIKLRVGVPVKKGFNELVHMNHDIQTNRTYFTGFCIDVFQAAISKLPYKVNYEFVPFEVSSVTYNDLVYQVFNKTFDAVVGDTTITSVRSQNVGFTIPYSDLGVGMLVSNENEDMWIFLKPLSTDLWITSAGFFILTGFIVWVIERPVNPEFQGTPSQQIGTILWFTFSTLVFAHRQKLSNNLAKFVVIIWVFAVLILTSSYTATLTSIMTVNQIRLNSRGDYIGYQSGSFTQGVVKNLNFKGLKPYNSVEEYALALSSGSKHGGVSAIVDEVPFIKIFLAHYPTGYSMIKPESSTNGFGFVFPKGSKLVHDMSMQIEQMREKGKLMEMEKVWFDKRTILMFDNTTSDPNTLNFHTFRGLFLITGVSSAFAIFIFIIFPLKEKWYAVKKFRFKYQVREKLQRVRKFFSRKVSNETEENQ from the exons ATGGAGTTTCAAGGGAAGAAGCAAACCATCCTTTGCCTGTCCTTTGTGACCTTGTTTAGCCTTGTAGGTCTCTTGTGTGctgaaattgatggcagtccCAATATTGTTGTGGAAGAGGTTCATGTTGGTGTGATTCTTGATATGGGGTCAAGGGAAGGAAAGATTATTCTCAGCTGCATTTCAACAGCCCTGTCTGATTTCTACCATCTGCATAATAACTACAGCACAAGAGTAATTCTGCACACCAGAGATTCCAAAGGAAAAGCTCTACATGCTCTATCAGCTG CTCTAAATCTTTTGGATAAGATCAAAGTGGAAGCAATAATTGGTGCACAAACAAGAATGGAAGCAAACCTATTGGCAGAGTTAGGAGAAGAAGCTAAAGTCCCTGTATTGTCACTTTCTGGACTTCGTACTAGTCCTTTCGGTGCTCCTGGCGAATATCCCTTCTTTGTTGAGATTACACAAGATGAAACTTCTCAAGTTACGGCAATCAATGGCCTTCTTGAAATGTTCAAATGGAGGGATGTCATCCTTCTATATGAGAACACAGATTATGGGAGAGACATCATTCCATTTTTTATCAACTCCATTGAAGAAGCAAATGTGACTATTGTATATAAAAGTTGCATTGCTGCCTCCTCAGCAGATGAACAGATCATTGAAGAGCTCCGCAACCTCACAAAGTTGAAGACGACGGTATTTGTGGTGCATGTATCACATTTTCTTGTTCCTCGCCTTTTCTTGAATGCAAAAAAGTTAGGCCTACTGAGTGAAGGGTATGCTTGGATCATGACATCAACTAGCAtgaatttcttgcatttttccATGGACCCATCTGTAATTGAGTCAACGCAAGGAGTGCTCGGTTTGAAGTCTTATACTCCAGCATCAACCCGCCTCCACAATCTTACTTCAAGATTGAGGAGGATATTTTACATGCAGGATCCTAACATAGAAGTAAGTGCGGTAACCCCAGATGGAATTTGGGCATATGATGCAACTTGGGCTCTAGCTGAAGCAGTTGAGAGGACCTCGACTTCTACAGGATTGAACCTagttaatttaaacaatattaCATCCTCCAAACATGGACTTCTGCTTCTTCAAGAGATATTGCAAACAAGGTTTAAGGGTTTAAGCGGTGAAGAAATTCAATATGCAAATGGGAAGCTAGTTTCAAGTGCATTTGAGATTGTGAATGTCATAGGAAAAGGGGACAGAAGGGTTGGATTTTGGCCATGTGAAGAAAAACACACAAGAGATTCCTACCCACTTAATAACAGAAGAAATTTACTTTCCACCAACGATCTCGAAACAATCATATGGCCTGGAGGATCATCAACCATCCCAAGAGGTTCAAAGATGCAAGTGAGTACTAGTTCTGAAATAAAACTAAGAGTTGGCGTTCCAGTGAAGAAAGGGTTCAACGAACTTGTGCATATGAACCATGATATTCAAACCAATCGAACATATTTCACAGGCTTCTGCATAGACGTATTCCAGGCTGCAATTAGCAAATTGCCCTATAAAGTAAATTATGAGTTCGTTCCGTTTGAGGTTTCTAGTGTAACTTACAATGATCTTGTCTACCAAGTTTTTAACAAG ACATTCGATGCTGTTGTTGGGGATACCACGATCACATCGGTGAGATCTCAGAATGTTGGTTTCACAATACCATATAGTGACTTAGGTGTGGGGATGCTAGtatcaaatgaaaatgaagacATGTGGATTTTCTTGAAACCTCTTTCGACAGATCTGTGGATCACAAGTGCGGGTTTCTTTATCTTAACCGGTTTCATTGTGTGGGTAATTGAGCGTCCTGTCAACCCAGAATTCCAAGGCACACCTTCGCAGCAAATCGGAACCATATTATGGT tCACCTTCTCAACCCTTGTGTTTGCTCATA GGCAGAAGTTGTCAAACAATTTAGCAAAGTTTGTAGTGATCATATGGGTGTTTGCTGTGCTTATATTGACTTCCAGTTACACAGCAACTCTGACATCAATTATGACAGTTAACCAAATACGATTAAACTCAAGAGGGGACTATATAGGTTACCAATCAGGTTCATTCACCCAGGGAGTGGTAAAGAACTTGAATTTCAAAGGTCTTAAACCCTACAATTCGGTTGAAGAATATGCTCTCGCTTTATCAAGCGGAAGTAAGCATGGTGGTGTCTCTGCTATCGTTGACGAGGTTCCATTCATTAAGATCTTCCTTGCACACTATCCTACTGGCTACTCCATGATTAAACCCGAATCTAGCACCAATGGTTTTGGCTTT GTTTTCCCTAAAGGTTCGAAATTGGTCCATGATATGTCAATGcaaattgaacaaatgagagaaaagGGAAAGCTTATGGAGATGGAGAAGGTCTGGTTTGATAAGAGAACAATTCTCATGTTTGACAACACAACGAGTGATCCCAATACTCTAAACTTCCATACTTTTCGTGGTTTATTTCTCATTACTGGGGTATCTTCAGCTTTTGCTATTTTCATATTCATAATATTCCCACTCAAAGAAAAATGGTATGCCGTGAAGAAATTCAGATTTAAATATCAGGTTCGAGAAAAGCTGCAGCGTGTAAGGAAATTCTTCTCTCGCAAAGTTTCCAATGAAACCGAAGAAAACCAGTAG